One genomic region from Xenopus laevis strain J_2021 chromosome 2L, Xenopus_laevis_v10.1, whole genome shotgun sequence encodes:
- the cox17.L gene encoding COX17 cytochrome c oxidase assembly protein a: MSSLAAASCESLSPSAESQEKKPLKPCCACPETKKARDACIIENGEEKCQHLIEAHKECMRSLGFKV; the protein is encoded by the exons ATGTCTAGTTTGGCCGCAGCCAGTTGTGAGTCTCTGAGCCCCAGTGCagagagtcaggagaagaagccCCTGAAGCCGTGCTGTGCGTGTCCGGAGACTAAGAAAGCACGAGATGCCTG TATCATTGAGAATGGCGAGGAGAAGTGTCAGCATCTTATTGAGGCGCACAAGGAGTGCATGAGATCCCTGGGATTCAAAGTGTGA
- the popdc2.L gene encoding popeye domain-containing 2 isoform X4: protein MSGNRTVWEQLLYTYPECDGWKHYMEGAIYHLANLLLLLGFMGGSGIFGCIYIFGLLASGFLCVALWGWLSACGVDIFVWNLLLLLICLAQISHLLYRLRQESYGEHYDSLYRTLYQPLQVPLEVFKEIAHCSGMEVHHLSADQSYALEGKTPIERLSLLLSGRVKVSLEGQFLHYIFPYQFLDSPEWESLRPTEEGSFQVTLTAETDCTFVSWPRKRLYLLLAKEKYITRLFSLLLGFDISQKLYALNDKLFAKFGLRFDIRLPSLYHVLGPCSDSSGEIAPAIESSLMSRDPPPIQKMAPSLPQQAPISRDHRPESGILGEDSTSLIMEDFAELPGSYMDYVSEGEYMK from the exons ATGTCAGGAAACAGGACAGTTTGGGAGCAGCTCCTGTACACGTACCCCGAGTGTGATGGCTGGAAGCATTATATGGAGGGGGCCATTTACCACCTGGCAAATCTTCTTCTCCTTCTTGGGTTTATGGGTGGCAGTGGTATCTTTGGATGCATCTATATTTTTGGACTTCTAGCCAGTGGCTTCCTGTGTGTTGCCCTGTGGGGCTGGCTCTCTGCCTGTGGGGTGGACATATTTGTATGGAATCTGTTGCTGCTGCTCATATGCCTGGCTCAGATTTCCCATCTTTTGTACCGGCTGAGGCAGGAGTCCTATGGGGAGCACTATGATTCCCTCTATCGCACACTCTACCAGCCCCTACAGGTGCCACTGGAAGTCTTCAAGGAGATTGCCCACTGCAGTGGAATGGAGGTCCACCACTTGAGCGCAGACCAAAGCTATGCCCTGGAGGGGAAGACACCTATTGAGCGCCTGTCTCTGCTACTTTCTGGGAG GGTGAAGGTGAGTCTGGAAGGCCAGTTCCTGCATTATATCTTCCCATACCAATTCCTAGACTCCCCAGAGTGGGAATCCCTACGTCCCACTGAGGAAGGATCATTCCAG gTCACCCTCACTGCAGAGACAGACTGCACCTTTGTCAGCTGGCCCCGGAAGAGGCTTTACCTGCTTTTGGCCAAGGAGAAGTACATTACCCGACTTTTCTCTCTGCTTCTTGGCTTTGACATCTCTCAGAAACTCTACGCCCTCAATGACAAGCTCTTTGCCAAGTTTGGCCTCCGCTTTGATATCCGTCTGCCGAGTCTCTACCACGTTCTGGGCCCATGCTCAGACTCTTCTGGGGAAATTGCACCTGCCATAGAGTCTTCTCTAATGTCACGCGATCCACCTCCCATACAAAAGATGGCACCATCCCTACCTCAGCAAGCACCAATCAGCAGGGACCACCGGCCAGAGAGTGGCATTCTGGGTG
- the popdc2.L gene encoding popeye domain-containing protein 2 isoform X1, translating to MASPPPSISSCCPWAPVCGRTCLAQLPVCVSEELLHHLSVLETVSQDTRMSGNRTVWEQLLYTYPECDGWKHYMEGAIYHLANLLLLLGFMGGSGIFGCIYIFGLLASGFLCVALWGWLSACGVDIFVWNLLLLLICLAQISHLLYRLRQESYGEHYDSLYRTLYQPLQVPLEVFKEIAHCSGMEVHHLSADQSYALEGKTPIERLSLLLSGRVKVSLEGQFLHYIFPYQFLDSPEWESLRPTEEGSFQVTLTAETDCTFVSWPRKRLYLLLAKEKYITRLFSLLLGFDISQKLYALNDKLFAKFGLRFDIRLPSLYHVLGPCSDSSGEIAPAIESSLMSRDPPPIQKMAPSLPQQAPISRDHRPESGILGEDSTSLIMEDFAELPGSYMDYVSEGEYMK from the exons ATGGCCTCCCCTCCTCCCAGTATCTCTTCATGTTGCCCCTGGGCTCCTGTGTGTGGCCGCACCTGCCTGGCTCAGCTTCCAGTTTGTGTCTCAGAGGAGCTGCTCCATCATTTATCA GTGTTGGAGACTGTCTCACAAGACACAAGAATGTCAGGAAACAGGACAGTTTGGGAGCAGCTCCTGTACACGTACCCCGAGTGTGATGGCTGGAAGCATTATATGGAGGGGGCCATTTACCACCTGGCAAATCTTCTTCTCCTTCTTGGGTTTATGGGTGGCAGTGGTATCTTTGGATGCATCTATATTTTTGGACTTCTAGCCAGTGGCTTCCTGTGTGTTGCCCTGTGGGGCTGGCTCTCTGCCTGTGGGGTGGACATATTTGTATGGAATCTGTTGCTGCTGCTCATATGCCTGGCTCAGATTTCCCATCTTTTGTACCGGCTGAGGCAGGAGTCCTATGGGGAGCACTATGATTCCCTCTATCGCACACTCTACCAGCCCCTACAGGTGCCACTGGAAGTCTTCAAGGAGATTGCCCACTGCAGTGGAATGGAGGTCCACCACTTGAGCGCAGACCAAAGCTATGCCCTGGAGGGGAAGACACCTATTGAGCGCCTGTCTCTGCTACTTTCTGGGAG GGTGAAGGTGAGTCTGGAAGGCCAGTTCCTGCATTATATCTTCCCATACCAATTCCTAGACTCCCCAGAGTGGGAATCCCTACGTCCCACTGAGGAAGGATCATTCCAG gTCACCCTCACTGCAGAGACAGACTGCACCTTTGTCAGCTGGCCCCGGAAGAGGCTTTACCTGCTTTTGGCCAAGGAGAAGTACATTACCCGACTTTTCTCTCTGCTTCTTGGCTTTGACATCTCTCAGAAACTCTACGCCCTCAATGACAAGCTCTTTGCCAAGTTTGGCCTCCGCTTTGATATCCGTCTGCCGAGTCTCTACCACGTTCTGGGCCCATGCTCAGACTCTTCTGGGGAAATTGCACCTGCCATAGAGTCTTCTCTAATGTCACGCGATCCACCTCCCATACAAAAGATGGCACCATCCCTACCTCAGCAAGCACCAATCAGCAGGGACCACCGGCCAGAGAGTGGCATTCTGGGTG
- the popdc2.L gene encoding popeye domain-containing protein 2 isoform X2 produces MASPPPSISSCCPWAPVCGRTCLAQLPVCVSEELLHHLSVLETVSQDTRMSGNRTVWEQLLYTYPECDGWKHYMEGAIYHLANLLLLLGFMGGSGIFGCIYIFGLLASGFLCVALWGWLSACGVDIFVWNLLLLLICLAQISHLLYRLRQESYGEHYDSLYRTLYQPLQVPLEVFKEIAHCSGMEVHHLSADQSYALEGKTPIERLSLLLSGRVKVSLEGQFLHYIFPYQFLDSPEWESLRPTEEGSFQVTLTAETDCTFVSWPRKRLYLLLAKEKYITRLFSLLLGFDISQKLYALNDKLFAKFGLRFDIRLPSLYHVLGPCSDSSGEIAPAIESSLMSRDPPPIQKMAPSLPQQAPISRDHRPESGILGDCVLQKGHPRLLSYERAPLAPTHTPEL; encoded by the exons ATGGCCTCCCCTCCTCCCAGTATCTCTTCATGTTGCCCCTGGGCTCCTGTGTGTGGCCGCACCTGCCTGGCTCAGCTTCCAGTTTGTGTCTCAGAGGAGCTGCTCCATCATTTATCA GTGTTGGAGACTGTCTCACAAGACACAAGAATGTCAGGAAACAGGACAGTTTGGGAGCAGCTCCTGTACACGTACCCCGAGTGTGATGGCTGGAAGCATTATATGGAGGGGGCCATTTACCACCTGGCAAATCTTCTTCTCCTTCTTGGGTTTATGGGTGGCAGTGGTATCTTTGGATGCATCTATATTTTTGGACTTCTAGCCAGTGGCTTCCTGTGTGTTGCCCTGTGGGGCTGGCTCTCTGCCTGTGGGGTGGACATATTTGTATGGAATCTGTTGCTGCTGCTCATATGCCTGGCTCAGATTTCCCATCTTTTGTACCGGCTGAGGCAGGAGTCCTATGGGGAGCACTATGATTCCCTCTATCGCACACTCTACCAGCCCCTACAGGTGCCACTGGAAGTCTTCAAGGAGATTGCCCACTGCAGTGGAATGGAGGTCCACCACTTGAGCGCAGACCAAAGCTATGCCCTGGAGGGGAAGACACCTATTGAGCGCCTGTCTCTGCTACTTTCTGGGAG GGTGAAGGTGAGTCTGGAAGGCCAGTTCCTGCATTATATCTTCCCATACCAATTCCTAGACTCCCCAGAGTGGGAATCCCTACGTCCCACTGAGGAAGGATCATTCCAG gTCACCCTCACTGCAGAGACAGACTGCACCTTTGTCAGCTGGCCCCGGAAGAGGCTTTACCTGCTTTTGGCCAAGGAGAAGTACATTACCCGACTTTTCTCTCTGCTTCTTGGCTTTGACATCTCTCAGAAACTCTACGCCCTCAATGACAAGCTCTTTGCCAAGTTTGGCCTCCGCTTTGATATCCGTCTGCCGAGTCTCTACCACGTTCTGGGCCCATGCTCAGACTCTTCTGGGGAAATTGCACCTGCCATAGAGTCTTCTCTAATGTCACGCGATCCACCTCCCATACAAAAGATGGCACCATCCCTACCTCAGCAAGCACCAATCAGCAGGGACCACCGGCCAGAGAGTGGCATTCTGG
- the popdc2.L gene encoding popeye domain-containing protein 2 isoform X3, with translation MGEDCAMGPNESVLSRAPTCSFLYPSPQVLETVSQDTRMSGNRTVWEQLLYTYPECDGWKHYMEGAIYHLANLLLLLGFMGGSGIFGCIYIFGLLASGFLCVALWGWLSACGVDIFVWNLLLLLICLAQISHLLYRLRQESYGEHYDSLYRTLYQPLQVPLEVFKEIAHCSGMEVHHLSADQSYALEGKTPIERLSLLLSGRVKVSLEGQFLHYIFPYQFLDSPEWESLRPTEEGSFQVTLTAETDCTFVSWPRKRLYLLLAKEKYITRLFSLLLGFDISQKLYALNDKLFAKFGLRFDIRLPSLYHVLGPCSDSSGEIAPAIESSLMSRDPPPIQKMAPSLPQQAPISRDHRPESGILGEDSTSLIMEDFAELPGSYMDYVSEGEYMK, from the exons ATGGGAGAAGACTGTGCCATGGGCCCCAATGAGTCCGTCCTTAGCCGGGCCCCCACATGCAGCTTCTTGTACCCCTCTCCTCAG GTGTTGGAGACTGTCTCACAAGACACAAGAATGTCAGGAAACAGGACAGTTTGGGAGCAGCTCCTGTACACGTACCCCGAGTGTGATGGCTGGAAGCATTATATGGAGGGGGCCATTTACCACCTGGCAAATCTTCTTCTCCTTCTTGGGTTTATGGGTGGCAGTGGTATCTTTGGATGCATCTATATTTTTGGACTTCTAGCCAGTGGCTTCCTGTGTGTTGCCCTGTGGGGCTGGCTCTCTGCCTGTGGGGTGGACATATTTGTATGGAATCTGTTGCTGCTGCTCATATGCCTGGCTCAGATTTCCCATCTTTTGTACCGGCTGAGGCAGGAGTCCTATGGGGAGCACTATGATTCCCTCTATCGCACACTCTACCAGCCCCTACAGGTGCCACTGGAAGTCTTCAAGGAGATTGCCCACTGCAGTGGAATGGAGGTCCACCACTTGAGCGCAGACCAAAGCTATGCCCTGGAGGGGAAGACACCTATTGAGCGCCTGTCTCTGCTACTTTCTGGGAG GGTGAAGGTGAGTCTGGAAGGCCAGTTCCTGCATTATATCTTCCCATACCAATTCCTAGACTCCCCAGAGTGGGAATCCCTACGTCCCACTGAGGAAGGATCATTCCAG gTCACCCTCACTGCAGAGACAGACTGCACCTTTGTCAGCTGGCCCCGGAAGAGGCTTTACCTGCTTTTGGCCAAGGAGAAGTACATTACCCGACTTTTCTCTCTGCTTCTTGGCTTTGACATCTCTCAGAAACTCTACGCCCTCAATGACAAGCTCTTTGCCAAGTTTGGCCTCCGCTTTGATATCCGTCTGCCGAGTCTCTACCACGTTCTGGGCCCATGCTCAGACTCTTCTGGGGAAATTGCACCTGCCATAGAGTCTTCTCTAATGTCACGCGATCCACCTCCCATACAAAAGATGGCACCATCCCTACCTCAGCAAGCACCAATCAGCAGGGACCACCGGCCAGAGAGTGGCATTCTGGGTG